Part of the Candoia aspera isolate rCanAsp1 chromosome 1, rCanAsp1.hap2, whole genome shotgun sequence genome, GAAATTGGGCAATACTGTAACCAAGAATCCAAACGTGGTCTGAGGGAGTCTAAATTAATAGAAATGAGCTATCCTTTGGATCCAcatccaaaaaggtgctttgcatTGGGCATGGTGTTAGTGCCTCTTTAAAGAAACCACATCCACACCCACTCTGAAGcacattttcccctttgaatccaaaCCAGGGCCCATCTCTTCATTTATAGGGGAACTCTGCGTGCTGCTTTAGGTATTTTGTTAAACATTTTACTCAAAACATACTGCAATACAACGAAATAATTAGAACCTGGTCACTTTATTGGGCATGAGATATAACACATAAGAACAGTAGATTTTATACAATTATGGAAATATTAGGGATAAACCAAAGAAGCATGCACAACTGAAGATAAGAGTCCCATTGTGGCATTCATGGAAGGTTTTTAGTTCTCACTGTCACTTTCTCCCAGAGTGTGCTTGTCAAAGAGATACTCTGCCATCCCAGACTTTGGTGCTCCCATCTTGCGCAAGTTGGTCACGTGGTCACCCAGCTCTTTGATGGATTTAACTTGCTCATCCAAGTAATGAGTTTCAATGAAGTCACATAACTGGAAGACAAAAGCAGTATTAGAAACCTATTCTCTCTTCCCACAGGAATACAAGGTTTCTGCAAATAAATAAGGGAAATTCAAATAAAGAAACATGGATTACTAAGCTGAGCCAACTGTATTAAAGAGTTCTACTTCAGGCATCCTAAAGAAAGCCAAATTCTACAGCATGTACAAGTTACCTAGAATAAATATACGTGGAAGCATGGGGATGCCCAAAATAGTAGAACTTGATccttaaaatataaaagcaaagacTAAAATATCTTATGTATATGACTTGAGTGCATGCTGAAGACCCATTAGCTCAATATTCTAATTCTTTAGAAACATCAGTGAAACTTGAGCCAATAATTTGCCTCTTGCTCTGTCTGACTTTAAAGAAATAGTTACAAGAAAGTCACATAGACACTGTTTTCAATGCCAGTCAAGGACATTATGTACAAAAACTATGACTTACATGAGGGTCATTTTTGTCAGTTGCTAGTTTGTGTAGATCCAGTAGTGACTGGTTCACATTCTTTTCCAAGTGCAAAGCACACTCCATTGCTGTCAGTCCATTCTCCCAGTCATCACGATCTggtttctaattaaaaaaagaaatgtttaaagcTGAACCACTGGAATCAGAATGATTACAACACTATACTGCCATTTCAGAACAACTGGTTGATATAAAAGACGGGCCAATCAGGGGTACTGAGCCAACGTTTATCTTTAAAAGTTTCACTTGTGTTCTAAGTTGCAAGTCCAAAGGTTTTAATAGCACCAATTTCCAGTTTCTGGAATGAAACAGGGTCATTGACTGAAATAACTTTATAAAACAAGCCTCCACAAGCTTGCTGCCAACAACTACTGCATTCTTCCCAtctctcctctgactcagaaccTAACAACTTGGGGAGCAAAAGAGATCGACCTGCTTAGCAGCCCCTGAAAGGTCTGAAAATGCAAGACAGATGAGGGCAAACTGTGGTCGGGCAAACGTTGCTCAGTTACAATTTCCAGCAACTCTTTGTTGGACTGCAATTCAAGACAATTAGAAGAACAAGCTTATCTCCCCCTTGTTTGAAGATATTCTCACCAGAGTTAGGTTTCTTGTAATAAAACCTGCCCCTCAGCTTCACCTATTCCCCACAAACATAAGATAGTTTTTTGGCCTTTTAAGACACAGGCATTCCAACTTCAAATGCTTTCTGAGGTTGATTAATTAGGTTACTTGTCCTGTGCAAGCACTACAGAATCAGCTAatacaaaagcatttttaaagcaaatgcaTATTCTTCTTGTACATGTTTTATCCTGGTATCAGTACACAGGGGATAACatacctgatcatgcagagagggtatgttgCAGActcatctgtaagagaattctgtctggtgggtccaggaagcaggccttctctgcagaggCTCCCGCCCTCTGcaacatcctgcccccggagatgaggctagccccctcactcctggccttccagagaaacctgaagacttggcttcgctgccttgcttggggcaggaagggaataGTTCTGCTTTGGGGGGGCTagtgccttagagtgctcctcccacacatggactgaattagaccttTCTGCCAcatggattttattatttttgtatttatttattaaccgtaattatatttttatatattgtatttatactttatgcttattgttttaatttactacttttattgtaaaccacccagtgtccttctggtgggaggagatgggcggtaataaatttgatgaataaataaaatgaacaaacatGTGTACCAATGCTTTT contains:
- the LOC134487418 gene encoding ferritin heavy chain, with the protein product MASSPSQVRQNYHQDCEAAINRQINLELYASYVYLSMSYYFDRDDVALKNFAKYFLHQSHEEREHAEKLMKLQNKRGGRIFLHDIKKPDRDDWENGLTAMECALHLEKNVNQSLLDLHKLATDKNDPHLCDFIETHYLDEQVKSIKELGDHVTNLRKMGAPKSGMAEYLFDKHTLGESDSEN